A region from the Silene latifolia isolate original U9 population chromosome 7, ASM4854445v1, whole genome shotgun sequence genome encodes:
- the LOC141590328 gene encoding uncharacterized protein LOC141590328, translating to MESPEFSHGIHGVPRSCDAHKTKDMSDIIGIPVIELSNYVEEPSTSSGTPVETEEGWTVVSGKWSQPSKETVPESNPKKLLQLTESDVSSEIKYWESAVGFPMFENKPLVVRPWSESCSLLKERVHSVPIWLRLCRLPLKFWSLSSLEKLAGLLGNFLKRDAATEAKTRLGYARLLVEVEIGQDIPEDLIFLDEKGNEIRIQVEYEWKPTKVVNPPVVPSGHAATPPPFGGVTHHDSSLNTPVSVLQQVARHEHQGGSAMVSPSKSYDAAVSARDRGKSKGVNNNVFHHGGRVWLIWNPGFFSVVENGSGDTFYFSVVYGFNEDDLRGELWDHLSTFHDNYPGPWADLTGKGAFFTWNNKQSPSVRGFSRIDRFLINDDWMAKYPDAYVHFLPEGLFDHNPSVCFRRHDRVHRKPPFRYFNMWSMDEHFAEVVQTTWATSIDGTMMYNLVQKLKLLKTPLKALNNNRYSDIEKSVGVAKMLLEDLQKHMHDNPTDMSILAAEREAAAS from the exons atGGAATCACCAGAATTTTCTCATGGCATTCATGGAGTGCCGCGTTCCTGTGATGCTCACAAGACTAAGGATATGAGTGATATTATTGGGATACCGGTTATTGAACTGAGTAATTATGTTGAAGAACCATCCACTTCGTCGGGGACTCCGGTGGAGACTGAGGAAGGCTGGACTGTTGTGTCAGGTAAGTGGTCTCAACCTTCTAAGGAAACTGTTCCTGAGTCTAATCCTAAGAAGTTGTTACAATTGACTGAATCTGATGTTTCTTCTGAGATTAAATATTGGGAGTCTGCTGTG GGGTTTCCGATGTTTGAGAATAAACCGCTTGTTGTTAGACCTTGGTCTGAATCTTGTAGTTTATTGAAAGAACGGGTTCATTCTGTGCCTATCTGGTTAAGGCTCTGTAGGTTGCCTCTCAAGTTTTGGAGCCTGTCGAGTTTGGAGAAGCTTGCTGGTTTACTTGGGAATTTCCTTAAACGGGATGCTGCTACTGAAGCTAAGACTAGATTAGGCTATGCTAGATTGCTTGTTGAAGTGGAAATTGGCCAGGACATTCCTGaagatttgatttttttggatgaGAAAGGTAATGAGATCAGAATACAAGTAGAATATGAATGGAAGCCTACT AAGGTGGTCAATCCTCCAGTGGTTCCTAGTGGTCATGCAGCAACTCCTCCACCATTTGGGGGTGTCACTCATCATGATTCTTCTCTTAACACTCCTGTTAGTGTCTTGCAGCAAGTTGCTAGACATGAGCATCAGGGTGGGTCTGCTATGGTGTCACCCAGTAAGTCTTATGATGCTGCTGTCTCTGCAAGGGATAGAGGGAAATCAAAA GGTGTGAATAACAATGTGTTTCACCATGGGGGGAGAGTTTGGCTTATTTGGAATCCTGGTTTTTTCAGT GTTGTTGAGAATGGGTCTGGAGATACATTCtatttcagtgttgtgtatggtTTCAATGAGGATGATTTGAGAGGTGAGCTCTGGGATCACCTGTCTACTTTTCATGATAACTATCCTGGTCCTTGGGCT GATTTAACTGGAAAAGGGGCCTTTTTTACCTGGAACAACAAGCAGAGTCCTTCTGTTAGGGGTTTCTCTAGGATTGATAGATTCCTTATTAATGATGATTGGATGGCTAAGTACCCTGATGCTTATGTCCATTTCTTACCTGAAGGATtatttgatcacaatccttcagtGTGTTTCAGAAGACATGATAGAGTGCACAGAAAGCCTCCTTTTaggtattttaatatgtggagtaTGGATGAACATTTTGCTGAGGTAGTACAAACTACTTGGGCTACTAGCATTGATGGGACTATGATGTATAATTTGGTTCAGAAACTTAAACTGCTGAAGACTCCTTTGAAAGCTCTTAATAACAATAGGTATTCTGATATTGAGAAGTCTGTGGGTGTGGCTAAGATGTTACTTGAGGATTTACAGAAACATATGCATGACAATCCTACTGATATGTCTATTTTGGCTGCAGAAAGGGAAGCAGCTGCTTCTTAA